In the Pseudomonadota bacterium genome, one interval contains:
- the cmoA gene encoding carboxy-S-adenosyl-L-methionine synthase CmoA — protein sequence MPDRDRYYAQPIGAVPDFSFNADVVRVFDDMIGRSVPGYDTIVALTGQLAARFADGGDRVYELGCSTGASLFAMRQHLDPAARLIGVDASEPMITQCRANLAQQADGCEVELVTGDITALAFEQTAFVVLNFTLQFVPPAQRDTLLARIARATRPGGALVLSEKIVFEDPDQQALHDAMHLEFKRCNGYSQLEISQKRSALERVMVPEPLATHRARLLAAGYRSCEVWFQCFNFMSLVAIR from the coding sequence ATGCCGGACCGCGACCGCTACTACGCGCAGCCGATAGGCGCCGTGCCCGACTTCAGCTTCAACGCTGACGTGGTGCGGGTGTTCGACGACATGATCGGGCGTTCGGTGCCCGGCTACGACACCATCGTCGCGCTGACCGGCCAGCTCGCGGCGCGGTTTGCCGACGGGGGCGATCGTGTCTACGAACTCGGCTGTTCGACCGGGGCGAGCCTGTTTGCCATGCGGCAACACCTCGACCCTGCGGCGCGGCTGATCGGTGTGGATGCCTCCGAACCCATGATCACGCAGTGCCGGGCAAACCTCGCACAGCAGGCGGACGGCTGCGAAGTCGAGCTCGTCACCGGTGACATCACGGCGCTGGCGTTCGAGCAGACCGCCTTTGTGGTGCTGAACTTCACGTTGCAGTTCGTGCCACCCGCACAACGCGACACCCTGCTCGCCCGAATCGCACGCGCAACGCGCCCTGGCGGCGCACTCGTTTTGTCGGAGAAGATCGTGTTCGAGGACCCGGATCAACAGGCGCTGCACGACGCGATGCACCTCGAATTCAAACGGTGCAACGGCTACAGCCAGTTGGAGATCAGCCAGAAGCGCTCGGCACTCGAGCGCGTGATGGTGCCCGAACCCCTCGCCACCCACCGCGCCCGCCTGCTCGCCGCCGGCTACCGGAGTTGCGAAGTCTGGTTTCAGTGCTTCAACTTCATGTCGCTGGTCGCGATCCGGTGA
- the cmoB gene encoding tRNA 5-methoxyuridine(34)/uridine 5-oxyacetic acid(34) synthase CmoB — protein MIDWAALIQDTRDNPALLAWLAQLRASGTTTLDATRYGDLPRWLSVLDALPDIGDRTVDLDRDAPRVTCDQGTVDTALLRAQLQALHPWRKGPFQIEGVLIDSEWRSDAKWRRIAPHLGPLSGRTVLDVGSGNGYFGLRAVGAGAALVLCLDPSALFNVQFAALKRLFGALPVHMLPVPDTALADLTRGADTVLSMGVLYHRKSPFEHLALLFNALKPGGHLLLETLVTDGDQHHVLVPSDRYARMRNVWCLPSTAALTHWLNRIGFDAVACVDCTATTEDEQRTTDWMRFESHAHALDPDDPTRTIEGLPAPRRASFLARRPR, from the coding sequence GTGATCGACTGGGCGGCTCTGATCCAGGATACCAGGGACAACCCTGCGTTGCTGGCCTGGCTCGCTCAGCTGCGTGCCTCGGGGACCACGACGCTCGACGCGACGCGCTACGGCGACCTGCCACGCTGGTTGTCGGTACTCGATGCGCTCCCCGACATCGGTGATCGCACGGTCGATCTCGACCGGGATGCGCCCCGTGTCACCTGTGATCAGGGCACCGTGGACACGGCGTTGTTACGAGCGCAATTGCAGGCCCTGCACCCGTGGCGAAAAGGCCCATTCCAGATCGAGGGCGTCCTGATCGATTCGGAGTGGCGCTCGGACGCGAAGTGGCGGCGCATTGCACCACACCTCGGTCCGCTGAGCGGCCGCACCGTGCTGGACGTGGGATCGGGCAACGGCTACTTCGGACTGCGGGCGGTGGGCGCCGGCGCGGCGCTGGTACTGTGCCTGGACCCGTCCGCGCTGTTCAACGTCCAGTTCGCCGCACTGAAACGGCTGTTTGGCGCCCTGCCCGTTCACATGCTGCCGGTGCCCGACACCGCACTCGCCGACCTGACCCGCGGCGCTGACACCGTGTTGTCTATGGGTGTGCTCTACCACCGCAAGTCGCCTTTCGAGCACCTGGCGTTGTTGTTCAATGCGCTGAAACCCGGCGGACACCTGTTGCTCGAGACGCTGGTGACCGACGGTGATCAGCACCATGTGTTGGTGCCTTCCGATCGCTACGCACGCATGCGCAACGTGTGGTGCCTGCCGAGCACCGCGGCCTTGACGCACTGGTTGAACCGAATCGGCTTCGACGCCGTGGCGTGCGTGGACTGCACGGCGACAACCGAGGACGAGCAACGCACAACCGACTGGATGCGCTTCGAGTCGCACGCGCACGCGCTCGATCCTGACGACCCGACACGCACCATCGAGGGACTGCCCGCACCGCGGCGCGCGAGTTTCCTGGCCCGGCGCCCACGCTGA